A portion of the Glycine max cultivar Williams 82 chromosome 10, Glycine_max_v4.0, whole genome shotgun sequence genome contains these proteins:
- the LOC100791415 gene encoding protein ALP1-like, translated as MDGDIYNEDTNDEDIDDEETNEEFYEATYTYVMAIYALIDILNQFLNMMRGEHIERPLTRRQITSRGYDYIHKALNDDPAIFRQVYRMYPDVFRKLCTIIREKTPLEDTRFICVEEMLASFLQIVGQNTRYCVIRNTFGRSQFATSENFHKILKALNSLAPDLMVRPGSTVPAKIRESTRFYPYFKDCIGAIDGTHIPASVKGRDVSSYRDRHGNISQNVLAACNFDLEFMYVLSGWEGSTHDSKVLSDALARKNGLKVPQGKYYLVDCGFPNRRKFLAPYRGVRYHLQDFAGHGNDPENEKELFNLRHASLRNVIERIFGIFKSRFTIFKSAPPFLFKTQAELVLACAALHNFLRKECRSDEFPVEPTDESSSSSSVLPNYEDNDHEPIIQTQEQEREDANIWRTNIGSDMWRNANN; from the exons ATGGATGGAGATATATATAATGAAGATACAAATGATGAAGATATAGATGACGAGGAAACAAATGAAGAATTTTATGAAGCCACATACACATATGTGATGGCAATTTATGCTTTAATAGATATATTAAATCAGTTTTTGAATATGATGCGTGGTGAACATATTGAACGTCCATTAACTCGACGACAAATTACTAGTCGGGGATATGACTATATACACAAAGCATTAAACGATGATCCTGCAATCTTTCGACAAGTATATAGGATGTATCCTGATGTATTTCGAAAGTTGTGCAcgattataagagaaaaaacacCTTTGGAGGATACAAGATTTATTTGTGTTGAAGAAATGCTTGCATCATTCCTACAGATTGTCGGCCAGAACACTCGATATTGTGTAATCCGCAATACATTTGGCCGATCACAATTTGCTACAAGTGAAAATTTTCACAAGATTTTGAAAGCTCTGAACTCATTAGCACCTGATTTAATGGTTAGACCAGGCTCAACTGTGCCTGCAAAAATAAGGGAAAGCACAAGGTTTTATCCTTATTTTAAG GATTGCATTGGAGCTATTGATGGTACACATATTCCCGCATCAGTAAAAGGACGAGATGTAAGCAGTTATCGTGATCGTCATGGAAATATATCACAAAATGTATTAGCTGCTTGTAACTTTGATTTGGAATTCATGTACGTTCTTAGCGGGTGGGAGGGTTCAACACATGATTCCAAGGTGTTAAGTGATGCTTTGGCAAGGAAGAATGGACTTAAAGTGCCCCAAGGTAAGTATTATCTGGTGGATTGTGGATTTCCTAATCGACGCAAATTTTTAGCCCCATATCGAGGTGTACGATATCATCTACAAGATTTTGCAGGTCACGGTAATGACcctgaaaatgaaaaggaattatTTAATCTTCGGCATGCATCCTTAAGGAATGTGATTGAGAGGATATTTGGTATTTTTAAATCGCGGTTCACAATTTTTAAGTCAGCACCTCCATTTCTATTTAAAACACAAGCAGAGCTTGTGTTGGCATGTGCAGCACTTCATAATTTTCTTCGCAAAGAATGTCGTTCTGATGAATTTCCAGTGGAACCTACTGACgagtcttcatcttcatcttcagtgTTACCAAATTACGAAGACAATGATCATGAACCCATTATTCAAACACAAGAGCAGGAGCGAGAAGATGCTAATATATGGAGGACTAATATAGGTTCAGATATGTGGAGAAATGCTAATAATTAG